In Chryseobacterium gleum, a single genomic region encodes these proteins:
- a CDS encoding alpha/beta hydrolase family protein, with product MEKLILTTEDHISLTAHLFKPQKDNGKLLLINSATGVKQQVYFSFASYFAEQGFTVITYDYRGIGLSKPKNMRGFHGSMRIWGSKDYKAVTQYIKTNFKEYKKYCLGHSVGALILGMNKDSEMFEEFFFVGTQNAFVGNLRGITKVEAYLGFGIAQPVTTSLLGYFPAHWFGLGESLPKNCAYDWRTLILNRKSTNRLLEKIDNFSKNLTQKVFVVRAEDDIWLTEKGVLSLLNNTYPNLKPTYRLIAVSESDKKEIGHINFFRSYNSKLWDIILNELTDK from the coding sequence ATGGAAAAACTAATATTGACCACAGAAGACCATATTTCCCTGACTGCCCATCTCTTTAAACCGCAAAAAGATAATGGGAAACTATTGCTGATCAACTCAGCAACAGGAGTTAAGCAGCAGGTATACTTTTCATTTGCCAGCTATTTCGCTGAACAAGGCTTTACTGTAATAACTTATGATTACAGGGGGATAGGACTTTCCAAACCGAAAAATATGAGAGGGTTTCATGGCTCTATGAGAATCTGGGGCTCAAAAGATTATAAAGCTGTCACTCAATATATCAAGACAAATTTTAAAGAATACAAAAAATATTGTCTTGGGCATTCTGTGGGGGCATTAATTCTGGGTATGAATAAAGATTCTGAAATGTTTGAAGAATTTTTTTTTGTGGGAACCCAAAATGCTTTTGTCGGAAACCTTAGAGGGATAACAAAAGTAGAAGCCTATTTAGGATTTGGAATTGCACAGCCAGTAACTACTTCATTGTTAGGATATTTTCCGGCACATTGGTTCGGGCTCGGAGAAAGTCTTCCAAAAAATTGCGCATATGACTGGAGAACCTTAATTTTAAACAGGAAATCAACCAACAGGCTGTTGGAGAAAATTGATAACTTCTCAAAAAATCTGACGCAGAAAGTATTTGTAGTCCGCGCTGAAGATGATATATGGCTGACAGAAAAAGGCGTATTAAGCTTATTGAATAATACCTATCCTAATCTTAAACCCACTTACAGACTGATCGCTGTTTCAGAATCTGATAAAAAGGAAATAGGTCATATCAATTTTTTTAGAAGTTACAACAGTAAACTCTGGGATATTATTTTAAATGAACTGACAGATAAATGA
- a CDS encoding ribokinase, translated as MNFSSEQPRIIVVGSSSIDLVLETEKLPLPNETVLAVKSDSYFGGKGANQAVGTSRLGASVYFIGCVGMDPLGQQIMRNLVSENVNVGFVHETDKEATGTAYVTTSHGNAAIVVVPAANKYLSKSHIDEADKYFHTADLILVQLEVSMDVVEHTVKKAKQYGKKVGLYASPAMRVSEEILENVDFIVAKSNELYIIFGEEKREDILKKYFNKVFVRDDTNSTIYFDGTEMKYYRNDKDETVYKMGMGDAFTSGFAIALCHGNSIEECVKFGNEVSSRVSGGKGSQTGLPRISDFFS; from the coding sequence ATGAATTTCTCATCAGAACAACCCCGTATTATTGTTGTAGGCAGCTCATCTATAGATTTGGTTCTTGAAACCGAAAAACTTCCCCTACCTAACGAAACGGTTTTGGCCGTGAAGTCAGATAGTTATTTTGGTGGTAAAGGAGCCAATCAGGCGGTAGGGACTTCCAGATTGGGGGCCAGTGTATACTTCATAGGATGTGTTGGAATGGACCCTCTTGGCCAGCAGATCATGAGAAATCTGGTAAGCGAAAATGTGAATGTAGGATTTGTTCATGAAACAGATAAAGAAGCTACAGGAACAGCTTATGTAACAACTTCCCATGGGAATGCAGCCATTGTGGTGGTACCGGCAGCCAATAAATATCTCAGCAAATCACATATAGATGAAGCTGACAAATATTTTCACACCGCAGATCTTATACTGGTACAGCTTGAGGTTTCTATGGATGTAGTGGAACATACCGTTAAAAAAGCAAAACAATACGGAAAAAAAGTAGGATTATATGCTTCTCCTGCAATGAGAGTCAGTGAAGAAATTTTAGAAAATGTTGACTTTATTGTGGCTAAAAGCAATGAGTTATACATTATTTTCGGGGAAGAAAAGAGAGAAGACATTCTTAAAAAATATTTCAATAAAGTTTTTGTGAGAGATGATACCAACTCTACCATTTATTTTGATGGTACTGAGATGAAGTATTACAGAAACGATAAGGATGAAACCGTTTATAAAATGGGAATGGGAGATGCATTTACCTCAGGATTTGCTATTGCACTTTGTCATGGGAATTCTATTGAGGAATGTGTGAAATTCGGGAATGAAGTTTCTTCAAGAGTCTCAGGAGGGAAAGGTTCTCAGACCGGACTGCCTAGAATCTCAGATTTCTTTTCATAA
- a CDS encoding DUF4241 domain-containing protein: MIHIENIKKLFSKDFVESPLLESFEVGKIYLSSGKLVACDPLITNDMLPFTTEFPKGDFSVMLHKERESNCVAYAEIIFSNSEIKEWKLATTAGQQIKDLEEGEVFGYPVESGMGCFMDVDTQNSLNELEQRLYQNKGGDFMGIYEEFFHDYFFDENGAIDQYAFLKPAKEHPGTIFAFETGYGEGFYASYVAYDKDHQPVKIITEFIEIS; the protein is encoded by the coding sequence ATGATACATATAGAAAACATAAAAAAACTATTCTCGAAAGATTTTGTAGAAAGTCCGTTACTGGAAAGTTTTGAAGTAGGAAAGATCTATCTTTCCAGCGGAAAGCTGGTGGCCTGTGATCCTTTGATCACTAATGATATGCTTCCTTTCACTACAGAATTTCCAAAAGGAGATTTCTCTGTAATGCTGCACAAAGAAAGAGAAAGTAACTGTGTTGCCTATGCCGAAATTATATTCAGCAATTCTGAAATTAAAGAATGGAAGCTGGCCACTACGGCAGGGCAGCAAATAAAAGATCTGGAAGAAGGAGAGGTGTTTGGATATCCGGTAGAAAGCGGTATGGGATGTTTTATGGATGTTGATACCCAAAACAGTCTCAATGAACTTGAACAAAGACTGTATCAAAATAAAGGAGGGGATTTTATGGGAATTTATGAAGAATTTTTCCATGATTACTTCTTTGATGAAAACGGAGCGATAGATCAGTATGCCTTTCTGAAACCGGCAAAAGAACATCCGGGAACTATTTTTGCTTTTGAAACAGGATATGGAGAGGGTTTTTATGCAAGCTATGTTGCTTATGACAAAGATCATCAGCCTGTGAAAATAATTACTGAATTTATAGAAATAAGTTAA
- a CDS encoding DUF3239 domain-containing protein, whose product MDDNRDILTLDSRTVASNPGRVRVMPFVLIKYIYKPIYLLIALLFSLAFAWDVSWLWGGFAFIILLLVNIFYWRRQKEHFKYGDSNGAIVISEKPKMIAVTTNLSKGFGGKFPVIKVLPYKGKGKLNDRIGTVALYENSEEKPHWNNFFPVPVDYVNNNKEELNAVLESYSEESWEVLKSRIKQLKQPYREGLFKIFDETSSW is encoded by the coding sequence ATGGATGATAATAGAGATATTTTAACATTAGATAGTAGAACAGTTGCTTCAAATCCTGGAAGGGTTAGAGTAATGCCATTTGTATTGATAAAATACATTTATAAACCTATTTATTTGTTAATTGCTTTATTGTTTTCGTTAGCTTTTGCATGGGATGTTTCATGGCTATGGGGAGGATTTGCTTTTATTATTCTTTTACTTGTAAATATTTTTTATTGGAGAAGACAAAAAGAACATTTTAAATATGGAGATTCTAACGGAGCAATAGTCATTTCTGAAAAACCTAAAATGATTGCTGTCACTACCAATCTATCCAAAGGTTTTGGAGGTAAGTTTCCTGTCATAAAGGTTTTACCTTATAAAGGAAAAGGAAAACTCAATGATAGGATAGGAACAGTTGCCCTTTATGAAAATTCTGAAGAAAAGCCCCACTGGAATAACTTTTTTCCAGTTCCTGTAGACTATGTTAATAATAATAAAGAGGAATTGAATGCTGTTTTGGAATCATATTCAGAAGAAAGCTGGGAAGTTTTGAAAAGCAGAATAAAGCAGCTAAAGCAACCATATAGAGAAGGATTATTTAAAATATTTGATGAAACAAGCAGTTGGTAA
- a CDS encoding valine--tRNA ligase, with protein MQISEKYNPQETEQKWYNYWLENKFFHSEPNDKPPYTVVIPPPNVTGILHMGHMLNNTLQDVLVRRARMRGFNACWIPGTDHASIATEAKVVAKLKSEGVNKSDITREEFLTHAWDWTNKYGGTILEQLKKLGCSCDWDRTRFTMEDKLSQQVIKSFVDLYNKGLIYRGYRMVNWDPEAKTNISDEEVIFKEQNGKLYFLKYKIEGSEEFLSVATTRPETIFGDTAVCINPNDERYAHLKGKNVIVPIVDRVIPIIEDEYVDIEFGTGALKITPAHDINDYEIGQKHHLKMIDALDDDGNLNEYGLHYAGKNRFDVRKQIAKELEEKDLLLKAEDYVNKVGTSERTGAVIEPKVSVQWFLKMSEIAKPALDVVMDDEVKFYPEKFKNTYKHWMENIRDWNISRQLWWGQQIPAYYYGEGDEDFVVAETKEEALELAKQKTGNSSLTTENLRQDDDALDTWFSSWLWPMSVFDGLLDPENKDINYYYPTSDLVTGPDIIFFWVARMIMAGLEYRKEVPFKNVYFTGIVRDKQRRKMSKSLGNSPDPLELMDKYGADGVRVGILLSSAAGNDLLFDEDLMLQGRNFMTKIWNAFRLINMWNHEDKPAAATDNQAIEWFENKLNKTIFEINDQFEKFRISDALHLIYKLIWDDFCGWYLEAIKPNYGEGISKEVYNKTIYFFEELMKLLHPFMPFLTEELWQMISERKVDEALVIAQQKEAGQFDENIIKNFETAAELISGVRNYRQTKGISPREAAEIYTNASEFANEAVVRKLANVSEIHFGQKTDKPSFTFLVGATEVSIPLSENLDLGEEKAKTEEELKYLKGFLVSVEKKLSNEKFVANAKPEIVEVERQKQKDAQDKIAILEEKLKSL; from the coding sequence ATGCAGATTTCAGAAAAGTACAATCCACAGGAAACAGAACAGAAATGGTACAATTACTGGCTGGAAAATAAGTTTTTCCATTCAGAACCTAATGACAAGCCACCGTATACCGTGGTCATTCCTCCGCCAAACGTAACGGGGATATTACACATGGGGCATATGTTGAATAATACCCTTCAGGATGTTCTGGTCCGCCGTGCAAGAATGCGCGGGTTTAATGCTTGTTGGATTCCGGGAACAGATCACGCTTCAATTGCTACTGAAGCTAAAGTTGTTGCTAAATTGAAATCTGAGGGAGTCAATAAATCAGATATTACCCGTGAAGAATTTTTAACTCATGCCTGGGACTGGACCAATAAATATGGTGGAACCATTCTTGAGCAGCTGAAGAAGCTGGGATGTTCATGCGACTGGGACAGAACCCGCTTCACGATGGAGGATAAACTTTCACAGCAAGTTATTAAAAGTTTCGTAGACCTTTATAATAAAGGACTTATCTACAGAGGCTACAGAATGGTCAACTGGGACCCGGAAGCAAAAACCAATATTTCTGACGAAGAAGTAATATTTAAAGAACAGAACGGAAAATTATATTTCCTAAAATATAAGATTGAAGGTTCGGAAGAGTTTCTTTCAGTAGCTACCACGCGTCCCGAAACTATTTTTGGGGATACAGCCGTATGTATCAATCCGAATGATGAAAGATACGCACATTTAAAAGGTAAAAATGTAATCGTACCGATCGTTGACAGAGTAATCCCGATTATTGAGGATGAATATGTTGATATTGAATTCGGAACAGGAGCTTTGAAAATTACTCCTGCACATGATATCAATGACTATGAGATAGGTCAGAAGCATCATTTAAAAATGATTGATGCACTTGATGATGACGGAAACCTTAATGAATATGGTTTACATTATGCTGGTAAAAACAGATTTGATGTAAGAAAGCAGATCGCTAAAGAACTTGAAGAAAAAGATCTTTTGCTTAAAGCAGAAGATTATGTAAATAAAGTTGGAACATCTGAAAGAACAGGTGCCGTTATCGAACCTAAAGTTTCAGTACAGTGGTTCCTTAAAATGTCTGAAATTGCCAAGCCGGCTTTGGATGTCGTAATGGATGATGAGGTAAAGTTCTATCCGGAAAAGTTTAAGAATACTTATAAACACTGGATGGAGAACATCCGTGACTGGAATATTTCCCGTCAGCTTTGGTGGGGGCAGCAGATCCCTGCTTATTACTATGGAGAAGGAGATGAAGACTTTGTAGTAGCAGAAACCAAAGAAGAAGCTTTGGAACTTGCGAAACAAAAGACAGGAAATTCAAGTCTGACGACAGAAAACCTCAGACAGGATGATGATGCATTAGATACATGGTTCTCATCATGGTTATGGCCAATGTCTGTATTTGATGGGCTACTTGATCCGGAAAATAAAGATATTAATTATTATTACCCTACTTCTGATCTTGTAACCGGACCGGATATTATTTTCTTCTGGGTAGCCAGAATGATTATGGCAGGACTGGAATACAGAAAAGAAGTTCCTTTTAAGAATGTGTATTTTACAGGAATTGTAAGAGATAAGCAGAGAAGAAAGATGTCAAAATCTTTAGGAAACTCTCCGGATCCTCTTGAATTAATGGATAAATATGGTGCAGATGGTGTACGTGTAGGTATTCTATTGAGTTCTGCTGCCGGAAATGACCTTCTTTTTGATGAAGATTTAATGCTTCAGGGAAGAAATTTCATGACGAAGATCTGGAATGCTTTCCGTCTGATCAATATGTGGAATCACGAAGACAAACCAGCTGCTGCTACAGATAATCAGGCTATTGAATGGTTTGAAAATAAGCTGAACAAAACCATCTTTGAAATCAATGATCAGTTTGAGAAGTTCAGAATTTCCGATGCACTGCATTTGATCTATAAATTAATTTGGGATGATTTTTGCGGTTGGTATCTTGAAGCGATTAAGCCTAATTACGGAGAAGGGATTTCAAAAGAAGTTTATAACAAAACCATCTATTTCTTTGAAGAGCTGATGAAGTTACTTCATCCGTTCATGCCTTTCTTAACAGAAGAGTTATGGCAGATGATTTCAGAAAGGAAGGTTGATGAGGCTTTGGTGATTGCTCAGCAGAAAGAGGCAGGACAGTTTGATGAAAACATTATTAAAAACTTTGAAACTGCTGCAGAATTAATTTCAGGGGTTAGAAATTACCGTCAGACAAAAGGAATTTCACCAAGAGAAGCTGCTGAAATTTATACCAATGCTTCTGAATTTGCCAATGAAGCTGTAGTAAGAAAACTGGCTAATGTTTCTGAAATCCACTTCGGACAGAAAACAGATAAACCGAGCTTTACATTCTTGGTAGGTGCAACTGAAGTTTCTATTCCTTTAAGTGAAAACTTAGATTTAGGAGAGGAAAAAGCTAAAACTGAGGAAGAGCTGAAATATCTGAAGGGATTCCTGGTTTCAGTAGAGAAGAAGCTTTCCAATGAGAAATTTGTTGCGAATGCAAAACCGGAAATCGTAGAAGTAGAGCGTCAAAAGCAAAAAGATGCTCAGGATAAGATTGCGATCCTTGAAGAAAAACTGAAAAGTTTGTAA
- a CDS encoding DUF1573 domain-containing protein has protein sequence MKKLIAGIALFGTFALASAQTITFDKTTFDYGTIKPNADGTRFFTVTNSGDKPLILSNVKPSCGCTTPEFSQDPIMPGKSAKIKVGYNTAIPGPFNKMIEVFSNDPANNRSVIYIKGNVDANAPEPKVLTPAEQKEAAKAEKKAAKLAKKAAAK, from the coding sequence ATGAAAAAACTAATTGCAGGAATTGCACTATTCGGGACATTTGCTCTTGCATCTGCACAAACTATTACATTTGATAAAACGACTTTCGATTACGGAACTATCAAGCCTAACGCTGACGGAACAAGATTCTTTACAGTAACGAATTCAGGTGACAAGCCTTTGATCCTTTCAAATGTAAAGCCTTCTTGTGGATGTACAACTCCTGAATTCAGCCAGGATCCTATCATGCCAGGTAAATCTGCTAAGATTAAGGTTGGATACAACACAGCGATCCCTGGACCTTTCAACAAAATGATCGAGGTTTTCTCTAACGACCCTGCAAACAACAGAAGTGTAATCTACATCAAAGGTAACGTAGATGCTAACGCTCCTGAACCAAAAGTATTGACTCCTGCTGAGCAGAAGGAAGCTGCTAAAGCTGAGAAAAAAGCTGCAAAACTTGCTAAAAAAGCTGCTGCAAAGTAA